Proteins from a genomic interval of Acipenser ruthenus chromosome 46, fAciRut3.2 maternal haplotype, whole genome shotgun sequence:
- the LOC117411727 gene encoding uncharacterized protein LOC117411727 produces MLENVTNFAIWMVVGFVAILTIFCNLYILLMNLGSYHKNHHFQPSEIIITVLSVTNIVYQILTYLWMTMDLLSVTCLIDCLFNTLIMLLINSLRCTLVWTTAFLSFFYSTKLVIEPIHCYTKIQEGILKHAPTVLLVIVFFSFASCFPAMLVLSRNNQTGSYDCSTMISNETPGLIYVGFYTAISVIIPGLIMMKSSISITVHLAIHMYHMKANTNGFHGPKLGSEMRVIRMIMALVVVYLFFLIADLVVLYRSTINRDNLSYTTGLVSSIYTSTSSFILIYGKKAHWKELILIYNQFVGEYPCIRCMRCPEKKVSPPH; encoded by the coding sequence ATGTTGGAAAACGTCACCAATTTTGCTATTTGGATGGTGGTGGGTTTTGTTGCTATTTTGACCATATTTTGCAATCTCTACATCCTCCTGATGAACCTTGGCTCGTATCACAAGAACCATCACTTCCAGCCTTCTGAGATCATCATCACTGTCCTCTCGGTGACAAACATTGTCTATCAGATCCTTACCTATCTCTGGATGACAATGGACCTGCTCAGTGTTACCTGCCTCATTGATTGCCTCTTCAACACCCTTATTATGCTGTTAATCAACAGTCTGAGATGCACACTGGTGTGGACCACTGCTTTCTTGTCTTTCTTCTACAGCACCAAGCTGGTGATCGAACCCATCCACTGCTATACCAAGATCCAGGAAGGCATCCTGAAGCATGCTCCCACTGTTCTTCTGGTCATCGTGTTCTTTAGCTTTGCCAGCTGCTTCCCTGCCATGTTGGTATTGTCCCGCAACAACCAAACAGGTTCATATGACTGTAGTACTATGATCTCCAACGAGACCCCTGGATTAATCTATGTGGGGTTCTACACTGCCATTTCTGTCATCATCCCTGGCTTGATCATGATGAAGTCCAGCATTTCCATTACGGTTCACTTGGCTATCCACATGTATCATATGAAGGCCAACACAAACGGCTTCCATGGGCCCAAGCTGGGCTCTGAGATGAGGGTTATACGGATGATAATGGCCCTAGTGGTAGTCTACTTATTCTTTCTCATAGCTGATTTGGTCGTGCTCTACAGAAGCACCATCAATAGGGACAACCTATCTTACACTACTGGCCTGGTTTCATCCATCTACACGTCCACTAGCTCTTTCATTCTCATCTACGGCAAGAAGGCCCACTGGAAGGAGCTCATCCTCATATACAACCAGTTTGTAGGTGAATACCCTTGTATTCGCTGCATGAGGTGCCCAGAAAAGAAGGTGTCTCCACCACACTAA